One Helicobacter pylori NQ4053 genomic region harbors:
- a CDS encoding flagellar hook-length control protein FliK, with the protein MPSPVNPIHTNASANSNALINSGAKNEDTKNAPKSASKDFSKILNQKISKDKTAPKENPNALKATPKDAKTLEKTPTLPHQHAQNPAKDQQAPTLKDWLNHQKTTASHEAQHETHEHETNPKTPNETLNKNEKKPNGVTSNAHQTNLASKNPITPTNHANNAIKTQTTPTHNAKEPKTLKDIQTLSQKHDLNASNIQAATTPENKTLLNAGDQFALKTTQTPTNHTLAKNDAKNTANLSSVLQSLEKKESHNKEHANPPNNEKKTPPLKEALQMNAIKRDKTLSKKKSEKTPIHAKTQTTAPSATPENALKIPLKTPPLMPLTGANPPNDNIPTPPEKEETTKEASDNKEKTKESSNSAQSTQNAQASDKTSDNKSTAPKETIKHFTQQLKQEIQEYKPPMSKISMDLFPKELGKVEVTIQKVGKNLKVSVISHNNSLQTFLDNQQDLKNSLNALGFEGVDLSFSQDSSKEQQAPKDQPKEPFKEQELTPLKESALKSYQENTDHENQETSMQITLYA; encoded by the coding sequence AAAGGATTTCAGTAAGATCTTAAACCAAAAGATCTCTAAAGACAAAACCGCCCCTAAAGAAAATCCTAACGCTTTAAAAGCTACGCCCAAAGACGCTAAAACGCTTGAAAAAACCCCTACACTACCCCACCAACACGCTCAAAATCCCGCTAAAGATCAACAAGCCCCTACCCTAAAAGATTGGCTCAACCACCAAAAAACAACCGCTTCGCATGAAGCTCAACATGAAACCCATGAGCATGAAACTAACCCCAAAACCCCTAATGAAACTTTAAACAAGAATGAAAAAAAGCCTAATGGAGTTACTTCTAACGCTCATCAAACAAACTTAGCTAGTAAAAACCCTATAACCCCCACCAACCACGCCAACAACGCTATCAAAACCCAAACCACCCCAACCCATAACGCTAAAGAGCCAAAAACCCTTAAAGACATCCAAACGCTCAGCCAAAAACATGACTTGAACGCCAGCAACATTCAAGCGGCCACGACCCCAGAAAATAAAACCCTCTTAAATGCAGGCGATCAGTTCGCCTTAAAAACAACGCAAACGCCCACTAACCACACCCTTGCAAAGAACGACGCCAAAAACACCGCTAACCTTTCTAGCGTTTTGCAATCTTTAGAAAAAAAAGAATCGCACAATAAAGAACACGCAAACCCCCCAAATAATGAAAAAAAAACGCCCCCTTTAAAGGAAGCTTTACAAATGAACGCCATTAAAAGGGATAAAACGCTTTCTAAAAAAAAGTCAGAAAAAACCCCTATTCACGCTAAAACCCAGACCACAGCCCCAAGCGCGACGCCAGAAAATGCCCTTAAAATCCCTCTTAAAACGCCCCCTTTAATGCCTTTAACAGGAGCTAACCCTCCTAACGATAATATTCCAACGCCCCCAGAAAAAGAAGAAACAACTAAAGAAGCAAGCGATAATAAAGAAAAAACTAAAGAATCTAGTAACAGCGCTCAAAGCACGCAAAACGCCCAAGCTAGCGATAAGACAAGCGACAATAAAAGCACCGCCCCTAAAGAGACGATCAAGCATTTCACCCAACAATTAAAACAAGAAATCCAAGAATACAAACCCCCCATGAGCAAGATCTCCATGGATTTATTCCCTAAGGAATTGGGCAAGGTTGAAGTAACCATTCAAAAAGTGGGTAAAAACCTTAAAGTGAGCGTGATTTCTCACAACAACAGCTTGCAAACCTTTTTGGACAACCAACAAGATCTTAAAAACAGCCTGAACGCTTTAGGCTTTGAAGGGGTGGATTTGAGCTTTTCGCAAGATTCTTCTAAAGAGCAACAAGCCCCCAAAGATCAACCAAAAGAGCCATTCAAAGAACAGGAATTAACCCCCCTAAAAGAAAGTGCTCTAAAAAGCTACCAAGAGAACACGGACCATGAAAACCAAGAAACGAGCATGCAAATCACTCTTTATGCGTGA
- the flgD gene encoding flagellar hook assembly protein FlgD, whose amino-acid sequence MAIDLAEVTGAKAAQERKKEQPTIANGLDKNAFMKLFLEQLKNQDPTAPMETDKIITQTAQLTQVEMQEENKKTMQEVASAMKSNKETNESLKDFQGALKDTMENLNKGMDDSLKANNALREVTALNSVSMIGKIAETDVSGANFDGNNKLSFSLFFDEKIDASKGVPAIQILNENNELVKTIPLKDYNGQKGYINFEWDGTNEKGEKVPKGNYKIKAEYNLDSQSKQYLQTRIGRGEVESVIFDKGKPMLRMGEMVLPIDSAIEFYKPDQKPLDQKLSDQKPQKLSEQKPQEPIEQKISDQKFSDQKPQKISDQKPLEQKALEQKISEQKPQTPPKETA is encoded by the coding sequence ATGGCCATTGATTTAGCAGAAGTTACAGGAGCTAAAGCCGCGCAAGAAAGGAAAAAAGAGCAGCCCACGATCGCTAACGGGTTGGATAAAAACGCTTTCATGAAACTCTTTTTAGAGCAATTGAAAAATCAAGACCCCACCGCTCCTATGGAAACGGATAAAATCATCACCCAAACCGCACAGCTCACGCAAGTGGAAATGCAAGAAGAAAATAAAAAAACCATGCAAGAAGTCGCCAGTGCCATGAAATCCAATAAAGAAACTAACGAATCCTTAAAAGACTTTCAAGGCGCTTTAAAAGACACCATGGAAAACCTTAATAAAGGCATGGACGATAGCTTGAAGGCTAACAACGCTTTAAGGGAAGTAACGGCCCTTAATTCTGTGAGCATGATAGGCAAAATCGCTGAAACCGATGTGAGTGGGGCGAATTTTGATGGCAACAACAAGCTTTCTTTTTCGCTCTTTTTTGATGAAAAAATTGACGCTTCTAAAGGAGTGCCAGCGATTCAAATCCTAAACGAAAACAATGAATTAGTCAAAACGATTCCTTTAAAAGATTATAACGGGCAAAAGGGGTATATCAATTTTGAATGGGACGGCACAAACGAAAAGGGCGAAAAAGTCCCTAAAGGCAATTACAAAATCAAAGCTGAATACAATTTAGACTCTCAAAGCAAGCAGTATTTGCAAACGCGCATTGGTAGGGGCGAAGTGGAAAGCGTGATTTTTGATAAAGGCAAGCCCATGTTAAGAATGGGCGAAATGGTTTTACCCATAGACAGCGCGATAGAGTTTTACAAACCGGATCAAAAACCGCTTGATCAAAAACTCTCGGATCAGAAGCCTCAAAAGCTCTCTGAACAAAAACCGCAAGAACCCATTGAACAGAAAATCTCGGATCAAAAATTCTCGGATCAGAAGCCTCAAAAAATCTCGGATCAAAAACCACTTGAACAAAAAGCCCTTGAACAGAAAATCTCTGAACAAAAACCCCAAACTCCCCCTAAAGAGACAGCATGA
- a CDS encoding flagellar hook protein FlgE encodes MNDTLLNAYSGIKTHQFGIDSLSNNIANVNTLGYRSNDPEFKTLFSSHLDALNAKSVVANDRNYGVTGSGNVLSNKDGEYMPSEGEFHMAYQGKGWFVIGPNKNGEMTINKDGFSKKQDNFLTRAGNFARDADGYLVTPEGYYVYGIDLKKIKDGTLNSTARDEDIEKLHGNTLSPLQIPQDLTYQPVLSTKVNISVNLNPKDHLKGVQDFFLNDKGEIIKERFLNQDINALANDDNEPIDAITNRKLNVSIQKEDGKKEDFVFTYGDAEKGENQFKTLGDLQKLLKEKTGLDLNLIKSEKDAKSPPLLLEIANPSETPITFSLSGGIADKLGLNANGMELKKGISRDSVAIKIPYYSTEVDIYDKAGDKYLLQSEYYMTNSNDPTSSPTSKRKNQTWEVKSYIVDPKNKTPINDPTWEIVGFDSATHKMKSAPMTLDFKGNKLTYSLDKSENHDSSDLSYQDSKLLEASQDGKPRGIFRDMRIEENGVISLAFSNGVVEPVARIGILAFTNDQGLRKIGGNLYEMQEGTINGENRPLSGNPILGWDEEGKLKFGKIRHKYLETSNVNAGNALTNLILMQRGYSMNARAFGAGDDMIKEAISLKK; translated from the coding sequence ATGAACGACACCTTATTAAACGCTTATAGCGGGATTAAAACCCACCAGTTTGGTATTGACAGCCTTTCCAATAATATCGCCAATGTCAATACTTTAGGCTATCGCTCCAATGATCCGGAGTTTAAGACCTTATTTTCTTCGCACTTAGACGCTTTGAACGCCAAATCCGTTGTGGCTAACGACCGAAATTATGGCGTTACAGGCTCAGGCAATGTCCTTTCTAATAAAGACGGGGAATACATGCCAAGTGAGGGGGAATTCCACATGGCGTATCAAGGGAAGGGCTGGTTTGTGATAGGGCCCAATAAAAATGGGGAAATGACCATTAATAAAGACGGCTTTAGCAAAAAACAGGATAATTTCTTAACCCGCGCTGGGAATTTCGCCAGGGACGCCGATGGCTATTTAGTAACCCCTGAGGGCTATTATGTTTATGGCATTGATTTGAAAAAAATCAAAGACGGCACGCTCAATTCCACCGCCAGAGATGAAGACATTGAAAAATTGCATGGCAACACCCTTTCGCCCTTACAAATCCCCCAAGATTTGACTTACCAGCCCGTGCTTAGCACGAAAGTGAATATCAGCGTGAATTTAAACCCTAAAGACCATTTAAAGGGCGTGCAAGATTTTTTCTTAAACGATAAGGGCGAGATTATTAAGGAGCGTTTTTTAAACCAGGACATTAACGCTTTAGCGAATGACGATAACGAGCCCATAGACGCGATCACTAATCGTAAATTAAATGTCAGTATCCAAAAAGAAGATGGCAAAAAAGAAGATTTTGTTTTCACTTATGGGGACGCTGAAAAAGGCGAAAACCAATTCAAAACTTTAGGCGATTTGCAAAAACTCCTTAAAGAAAAAACCGGGCTAGACCTAAACCTCATCAAAAGCGAAAAAGACGCCAAAAGCCCCCCCCTATTATTAGAAATCGCTAATCCTAGCGAAACGCCTATCACCTTTAGCTTGAGTGGGGGCATTGCGGATAAATTGGGCTTGAATGCGAACGGAATGGAATTGAAAAAGGGCATTAGCAGGGATTCAGTGGCGATTAAAATCCCTTATTACAGCACAGAAGTGGATATTTATGATAAAGCCGGGGATAAATACTTGCTCCAAAGCGAATATTACATGACCAATTCCAACGATCCCACATCAAGCCCCACGAGTAAAAGGAAAAACCAAACTTGGGAAGTGAAAAGCTACATCGTGGATCCCAAAAACAAAACCCCTATCAATGATCCTACTTGGGAAATTGTCGGCTTTGATTCAGCCACGCATAAGATGAAATCTGCCCCCATGACTTTGGATTTTAAGGGTAATAAGCTCACCTATTCTTTAGATAAGAGCGAAAACCATGATTCTAGCGATTTGTCTTACCAAGATTCTAAACTCTTAGAAGCGAGTCAAGACGGCAAGCCTAGGGGCATTTTTAGAGACATGCGCATTGAAGAAAATGGCGTGATTTCTCTAGCTTTCAGTAACGGGGTGGTGGAGCCGGTCGCTCGCATCGGTATTTTAGCTTTCACTAACGATCAAGGATTGAGAAAAATCGGCGGTAACCTCTATGAAATGCAAGAAGGCACCATTAATGGCGAAAACAGACCCCTAAGCGGTAACCCCATTTTAGGGTGGGACGAAGAGGGCAAGCTCAAGTTTGGGAAAATCAGGCATAAATATTTAGAAACGAGCAACGTGAATGCCGGGAACGCCCTAACCAATCTCATTTTAATGCAAAGAGGCTATTCTATGAACGCTAGAGCCTTTGGCGCGGGCGATGACATGATTAAAGAAGCCATTAGCTTGAAAAAATAA
- a CDS encoding Eco57I restriction-modification methylase domain-containing protein: MENFLNNLDIKTLGQIFTPKNIVDFMLTLKHNQGSVLEPSAGDGSFLKRLKKAVGIEIDPKICPKNALCMDFFDYPLENQFDTIIGNPPYVKHKDIAPSTKEKLHYSLFDERSNLYLFFIEKAIKHLKPNGELIFITPRDFLKSTSSVKLNEWIYKEGTITHFFELGDQKIFPNAMPNCVIFRFCKGDFSRIANDGLQFVCKKGILYFLNQSYTQKLSEVFKVKVGAVSGCDKIFKNETYGNLEFVTSITKRTNVLEKMVFVNKPNDYLLQHKDSLMQRKIKKFNESNWFEWGRMHHISPKKRIYVNAKTRQKNPFFIHQCPNYDGSILALFPYNQNLDLQNLCDKLNAINWQELGFVCDGRFLFSQRSLENALLPKDFLNLG, from the coding sequence TTGGAGAATTTTTTGAATAATTTAGACATTAAAACTTTAGGGCAGATTTTCACCCCTAAAAATATAGTGGATTTCATGCTCACTCTCAAACACAATCAAGGGAGTGTTTTAGAGCCAAGCGCTGGCGATGGGAGTTTTTTAAAGCGCTTAAAAAAGGCTGTAGGGATTGAAATCGATCCTAAAATCTGCCCTAAAAATGCCCTTTGCATGGACTTTTTTGACTACCCTTTAGAAAACCAATTTGACACCATTATCGGTAACCCGCCCTATGTCAAGCACAAGGATATTGCGCCAAGCACGAAAGAAAAACTCCATTACAGCCTTTTTGATGAAAGGAGTAATCTATACTTGTTTTTCATAGAAAAAGCGATCAAGCATTTAAAGCCTAATGGCGAATTGATTTTCATCACCCCAAGGGATTTTTTAAAATCCACTTCCAGCGTGAAATTAAACGAATGGATTTACAAAGAAGGCACGATAACGCATTTTTTTGAATTAGGCGATCAAAAGATTTTCCCAAACGCCATGCCTAATTGCGTGATTTTTCGTTTTTGTAAGGGTGATTTCAGTAGAATCGCCAACGATGGTTTGCAATTCGTGTGCAAAAAAGGCATTTTGTATTTCCTCAACCAATCTTACACGCAAAAGTTAAGCGAGGTTTTTAAGGTTAAGGTGGGGGCAGTGAGCGGGTGCGATAAGATTTTTAAAAATGAAACATACGGGAATTTAGAATTTGTCACCTCAATCACCAAAAGAACCAATGTTTTAGAAAAAATGGTTTTTGTCAATAAGCCTAATGATTATTTACTCCAGCATAAAGACAGCTTGATGCAAAGAAAGATTAAAAAATTCAATGAAAGTAATTGGTTTGAATGGGGGAGGATGCATCACATATCCCCTAAAAAACGCATTTATGTCAACGCCAAAACGCGCCAAAAAAACCCCTTTTTCATCCACCAATGCCCTAATTATGACGGCTCTATTTTAGCGCTATTCCCTTATAACCAAAACTTAGATTTACAAAACCTCTGCGACAAACTCAACGCTATCAACTGGCAAGAATTAGGCTTTGTGTGCGATGGGCGTTTTTTGTTTTCGCAACGCTCTTTAGAAAACGCTCTTTTGCCTAAAGACTTTTTAAATCTAGGATAA
- a CDS encoding ATP-dependent helicase, protein MLETLQLNPEQLKAAKALQGHNLVIASAGTGKTSTIVGRILYLLDNGIKPEEILLLTFTNKASNEMIARVAKYFKLSSKIEAGTFHAVAYRYLKEHYPNLSLKQPKELRKLLESIVDTKNAIDDDKKPYTSQHLYALYSLYTNALKQEDFSAWLSHKSPEHAPYAAFYENVLDEFENTKKKHDYIDYNDLLLLFKKAMLERPSPYKEVLCDEFQDTNPLQESILDAINPPSLFCVGDYDQSIYAFNGADISIISNFTQKYKNAQVFTLTKNYRSSKEILDLANQVIQHNERIYPKNLEVVKSGKFNKPTLLNYNDNIAQCQDIAKRIVMRKDFKEVAVIFRNNASADQLEAALRSHNVPSKRKGSASFFESKEVALALDICMLLFNPKDIMAAIHILSYISDIGSNTAKDIHEALMLLGNGDLKLALTHPSKEAKIYTKKKEITSMGLFEEIFALENSSRFNSVIDKAFHSHPVLMHPKISLNGAKMLSDFFILYIKAPTHSPSALIKHILESAFFQTFKTRLLKERSKNKDGSYNEFKKLQAQKRFNEKMDLLSSLAKNYQNLGRFLNGTLIGSSEATQGCGVNLLSVHASKGLEFKDVYIIDLMEGRFPNHKLMNTGGGIEEERRLFYVAITRAKENLWLSYAKNELRENAKPKEHKPSVFLYEAGLLKPDSK, encoded by the coding sequence TTGTTAGAAACTTTGCAATTAAACCCTGAGCAACTAAAAGCGGCCAAGGCTTTACAAGGGCATAATTTAGTGATTGCAAGCGCTGGCACAGGAAAGACTTCTACGATTGTGGGGCGCATTTTATACCTGCTTGATAACGGCATCAAGCCTGAAGAAATCTTGCTTTTGACTTTCACCAATAAAGCGAGTAATGAAATGATTGCCAGGGTGGCTAAATATTTTAAATTAAGCTCCAAAATTGAAGCGGGTACTTTCCATGCGGTAGCGTATCGCTATTTAAAAGAGCATTACCCAAACTTAAGCCTGAAGCAACCTAAAGAATTGAGAAAACTTTTAGAAAGCATTGTGGACACTAAAAACGCCATAGATGACGATAAAAAGCCCTACACTTCACAGCATCTCTACGCCCTCTATTCGCTTTACACTAACGCTCTAAAACAAGAAGATTTTAGCGCTTGGCTTTCTCATAAAAGCCCTGAACACGCACCATACGCCGCCTTTTATGAAAACGTTTTAGACGAATTTGAAAACACTAAAAAAAAGCATGATTATATTGACTATAACGACTTACTGCTATTATTTAAAAAAGCGATGCTAGAAAGACCTAGCCCTTATAAAGAAGTGCTTTGCGATGAGTTTCAAGACACTAACCCCCTACAAGAATCCATTTTAGACGCTATCAACCCTCCCAGTTTGTTTTGCGTGGGCGATTACGATCAGAGCATTTACGCTTTTAATGGGGCGGATATTTCTATCATTTCTAATTTCACTCAAAAATACAAAAACGCCCAGGTTTTCACGCTCACCAAAAACTACCGCTCTTCTAAAGAGATTTTAGATCTTGCTAATCAAGTGATACAACACAACGAGCGCATTTACCCTAAAAATTTAGAAGTGGTGAAATCAGGGAAATTCAATAAACCCACGCTTTTAAATTACAACGACAATATCGCGCAATGCCAAGACATCGCCAAACGCATTGTCATGCGAAAAGATTTTAAAGAAGTGGCGGTGATTTTTAGGAATAACGCGAGCGCGGATCAATTAGAAGCCGCTTTAAGATCCCACAACGTGCCAAGCAAACGAAAAGGGAGCGCGAGCTTTTTTGAATCTAAAGAAGTGGCGTTAGCGTTAGATATTTGCATGCTGCTATTTAACCCTAAAGACATTATGGCAGCCATTCACATTTTAAGCTATATCAGCGATATTGGCTCTAACACCGCTAAAGACATTCATGAAGCCTTGATGCTTTTAGGCAATGGCGATCTCAAACTAGCCCTAACCCACCCAAGCAAAGAAGCCAAAATTTACACGAAGAAAAAAGAAATCACCTCCATGGGGCTTTTTGAAGAAATTTTTGCCCTAGAAAACAGCTCAAGGTTTAATAGCGTGATAGATAAGGCGTTTCATTCGCACCCGGTGTTGATGCACCCTAAAATCTCACTCAATGGGGCTAAAATGCTCAGCGATTTTTTCATTCTTTATATCAAAGCCCCTACCCATTCCCCTAGCGCTTTAATCAAACACATTCTAGAAAGCGCGTTTTTTCAAACCTTTAAAACACGCCTTTTAAAAGAGCGATCCAAAAATAAGGACGGCTCTTATAACGAATTTAAAAAACTCCAAGCGCAAAAACGCTTCAATGAAAAAATGGACTTGCTGAGTTCTTTGGCGAAAAATTACCAAAATTTAGGGCGTTTTTTAAACGGCACTTTAATAGGATCTAGTGAAGCCACGCAAGGCTGTGGCGTGAATCTGTTGAGCGTGCATGCTTCTAAAGGCTTAGAATTTAAAGATGTTTATATTATAGATTTAATGGAGGGCCGTTTCCCTAACCACAAACTCATGAATACCGGTGGAGGTATTGAAGAAGAGCGGCGGCTTTTTTATGTCGCTATCACAAGGGCTAAGGAAAATTTATGGCTTTCTTATGCGAAAAACGAATTGAGAGAAAACGCCAAACCGAAAGAGCATAAGCCTTCGGTGTTTTTGTATGAAGCGGGACTTTTGAAACCTGATTCAAAATAA
- the alpA gene encoding Hop family adhesin AlpA, protein MIKKNRTLFLSLALCASISYAEDDGGFFTVGYQLGQVMQDVQNPGGAKRDELARELNADVTNNILNNNTGGNVAGALSNAFSQYLYSLLGAYPEKLNGNDVSANALLGGAVGSGTCAAAGTAGGNSLNTQSACTAAGYYWLPSLSDRVLSTIGSQTNYGTNTNFPNMQQQLTYLNAANVFFNAMNKALEKNGTNGTSGATGQNGQTYSTQAIAYLQGQQNILNNAANLLKQDELLLEAFNSAVAANIGNKEFNSAVFTGLVQGIIDQSQSVYNELSKNPISGSAVNNAGINSNQANAVQGRANQLSNALYNAQVTLDKINALNNQVRSMPYLPQFRAGNSRSTNILNGFYTKVGYKQFFGKKRNIGLRYYGFFSYNGASVGFRSTQNSVGLYTYGVGTDVLYNIFSRSYQNRSVDMGFFSGIQLAGETVQSTLRDDPNVKLHGKVNNTHFQFLFDFGMRMNFGKLDGKSNRHNQHTVEFGVVVPTIYNTYYKSAGTTVKYFRPYSVYWSYGYSF, encoded by the coding sequence ATGATAAAGAAGAATAGAACGCTGTTTCTTAGTCTAGCCCTTTGCGCTAGCATAAGTTATGCCGAAGATGATGGAGGGTTTTTCACCGTCGGTTATCAGCTCGGGCAAGTCATGCAAGATGTCCAAAACCCAGGCGGCGCTAAAAGAGACGAACTCGCAAGAGAGCTTAACGCTGATGTAACGAACAACATTTTAAACAACAACACCGGAGGCAATGTCGCAGGGGCGTTGAGTAACGCTTTCTCCCAATACCTTTATTCGCTTTTAGGGGCGTATCCAGAGAAACTCAATGGTAACGATGTGTCTGCGAACGCTCTTTTAGGGGGTGCGGTAGGCAGTGGGACTTGCGCGGCTGCAGGGACGGCTGGTGGCAATTCTCTTAACACTCAAAGCGCTTGCACCGCTGCGGGCTATTACTGGCTCCCTAGCCTTTCTGACAGGGTTTTAAGCACGATCGGTAGCCAGACTAACTACGGCACGAACACCAATTTCCCCAACATGCAACAACAGCTCACCTACTTGAATGCGGCGAATGTGTTTTTTAATGCGATGAATAAAGCTTTAGAGAAAAATGGAACTAATGGAACTAGTGGTGCGACTGGTCAAAATGGTCAAACTTACTCTACACAAGCTATTGCTTACCTTCAAGGCCAACAAAATATCTTAAATAACGCAGCGAACTTGCTCAAGCAAGATGAATTGCTCTTAGAAGCTTTCAACTCTGCCGTAGCCGCCAACATTGGGAATAAGGAATTCAATTCAGCCGTTTTTACAGGTTTGGTGCAAGGCATTATTGATCAATCCCAATCGGTTTATAACGAACTCAGTAAAAACCCCATTAGCGGGAGCGCGGTTAATAACGCTGGGATAAATAGCAACCAAGCTAACGCTGTGCAAGGGCGCGCTAATCAGCTCTCTAACGCTCTTTATAACGCGCAAGTAACTTTGGATAAAATCAATGCGCTCAACAATCAAGTTAGAAGCATGCCTTACTTGCCCCAATTCAGGGCCGGGAACAGCCGTTCAACGAATATTTTAAACGGGTTTTACACTAAAGTGGGCTATAAGCAATTCTTCGGGAAGAAAAGGAATATCGGTTTGCGCTATTATGGTTTCTTTTCTTATAACGGAGCGAGCGTGGGCTTTAGATCCACTCAAAATAGCGTAGGGTTATACACTTATGGGGTGGGGACTGATGTGTTGTATAACATCTTTAGCCGCTCCTATCAAAACCGCTCTGTGGATATGGGCTTTTTTAGCGGTATCCAATTAGCCGGTGAGACCGTCCAATCCACGCTCAGAGATGACCCCAATGTGAAATTGCATGGGAAAGTCAATAACACGCACTTCCAGTTTCTCTTTGACTTCGGTATGCGGATGAACTTCGGTAAGTTGGACGGGAAATCCAACCGCCACAACCAGCACACGGTGGAATTTGGCGTAGTGGTGCCTACGATTTATAACACTTATTACAAATCAGCAGGGACTACCGTGAAGTATTTCCGTCCTTATAGCGTTTATTGGTCTTATGGGTATTCATTCTAA
- the alpB gene encoding Hop family adhesin AlpB, translated as MKQNLKPFKMIKENLMTQSQKVRFLAPLSLALSLSFNPVGAEEDGGFMTFGYELGQVVQQVKNPGKIKAEELAGLLNSNTTNNTNINIAGTGGNVAGTLGNLFMNQLGNLIDLYPTLNTSKLSQCGSTNSSSDATAAATTSNSPCFQGNLALYNEMVSSIKTLSQDLKNNIFQGNNNTTSQNLSNQLSELNTASVYLTYMNSFLNANNQAGGIFQNNTNQVYGNGVTAQQIAYVLKQASITMGPSGNGGAAGAFLDAALAQHVFNSANAGNDLSAKEFTSLVQNIVDTSQNALTLANNANISNSTGYQVSYGGNIDQARSTQLLNNTTNTLAKVSALNNELKANPWLGNFAAGNSSQVNAFNGFITKIGYKQFFGENKNVGLRYYGFFSYNGAGVGNGPTYNQVNLLTYGVGTDVLYNVFSRSFGSRSLNAGFFGGIQLAGDTYISTLRNSPQLASRPTATKFQFLFDVGLRMNFGILKKDLKSHNQHSIEIGVQIPTIYNTYYKAGGAEVKYFRPYSVYWVYGYAF; from the coding sequence ATGAAACAAAATTTAAAGCCATTCAAAATGATTAAGGAAAATTTAATGACACAATCTCAAAAAGTAAGATTCTTAGCCCCTTTAAGCCTAGCGTTAAGCTTGAGCTTCAATCCAGTGGGCGCTGAAGAAGATGGGGGCTTTATGACCTTTGGGTATGAATTAGGTCAGGTGGTCCAACAAGTGAAAAACCCGGGTAAAATCAAAGCCGAAGAATTAGCCGGCTTGTTAAACTCTAATACGACAAACAACACCAATATCAATATTGCAGGCACAGGAGGCAATGTCGCCGGGACTTTAGGCAACCTCTTTATGAACCAATTAGGCAATTTGATTGATTTGTATCCTACTTTGAATACCTCTAAACTTTCTCAATGCGGTAGCACTAATAGCAGTAGTGACGCTACTGCTGCCGCTACTACTAGCAATAGCCCTTGTTTCCAAGGCAACCTGGCTCTTTATAACGAAATGGTTAGCTCTATCAAAACTTTGAGTCAAGATCTCAAAAACAATATCTTTCAAGGCAACAACAACACCACGAGCCAAAACCTCTCCAACCAGCTCAGTGAGCTTAACACCGCTAGCGTTTATTTGACTTACATGAACTCATTCTTAAACGCCAACAACCAAGCGGGTGGGATTTTTCAAAACAACACTAATCAAGTTTATGGAAATGGGGTTACCGCCCAACAAATCGCTTATGTCCTAAAGCAAGCTTCAATCACTATGGGGCCAAGCGGTAATGGCGGGGCTGCCGGTGCGTTTTTGGATGCCGCTTTAGCGCAACATGTTTTCAACTCTGCTAACGCCGGGAACGATTTGAGCGCTAAGGAATTCACTAGCTTGGTGCAAAATATCGTCGATACTTCTCAAAACGCTTTAACGCTAGCCAACAACGCTAACATCAGCAATTCAACAGGCTATCAAGTGAGCTATGGCGGGAATATTGATCAAGCGCGCTCTACCCAACTGTTAAACAACACCACAAACACTTTGGCTAAAGTTAGCGCTTTGAATAACGAACTTAAAGCTAACCCATGGCTTGGGAATTTCGCTGCCGGTAACAGCTCTCAAGTGAATGCGTTTAACGGGTTTATCACTAAAATCGGTTACAAGCAATTCTTTGGAGAAAACAAGAATGTGGGCTTACGCTACTACGGCTTCTTCAGCTATAACGGCGCGGGCGTGGGTAATGGCCCTACTTACAATCAAGTCAATCTGCTCACTTATGGGGTGGGGACTGATGTGCTTTACAATGTGTTTAGCCGCTCTTTTGGCAGTAGGAGTCTTAATGCGGGCTTCTTTGGGGGGATCCAACTCGCAGGGGATACTTACATCAGCACGCTAAGAAACAGCCCTCAGCTTGCGAGCAGACCTACAGCGACGAAATTCCAATTCTTGTTTGATGTGGGCTTACGCATGAACTTTGGTATCTTGAAAAAAGACCTAAAAAGCCATAACCAGCATTCTATAGAAATCGGTGTGCAAATCCCTACGATTTACAACACTTATTATAAAGCTGGCGGTGCTGAAGTGAAATACTTCCGCCCTTATAGCGTGTATTGGGTCTATGGCTACGCTTTCTAA